The Persephonella atlantica region GTGAAATGCCCCTTCCTTCATACATCTAACTGCATTATCTATTGTCCCGTAAGCTGTCATAACTATGAATGTTGTTATCCTGTTAAACTTCCTCAGATTTACAAGAAATTCTTCTCCAGACATCTTTGGCATTCTCATATCTGACAGGACGAGATCAAACTCTTTACGTTTCAAAATCTCAAGAGCATCTAAAGGGTCACTGACTGTTTCTACCATGTATCCTTCATCTTCTAATATCATCTTAAATGACAGGAGGATATCCTCTTCATCATCAACAATCATTATCCTTCCTTTTTCCAATCTAATCCTCCATCAATGGAAGTTTTATTATAAATTCTGTTCCTTCTCCTTCTTTGCTGTGAACTTCGATCTTTCCGTGATGATCTTTCACTATTCTACTTACAACAGAAAGACCAAGACCTGTTCCTTTCTCCTTTGTTGTGAAAAATGGATCAAAGATTTCCTCCACCATCTTTTCCGGTATACCGGGTCCATAATCTTTTATAGAGATGGCAGCATAATTACCATTTTTTGTCAGTTTTATATCTATCCTTCCCCTGTTATTCATTGCCTCTACTGCATTTATTATAAGATTAATAAATACCTGTTGTAGTGCGTTTTTATCCCCATAAGTAAATATATCTGAACGTAGCCGTTTATAAACCTTAATATCTTTTTTTCGGGAATCAGGAATGGAGAAATCTATTGAAGACAGTATAACCTCTCTGAGATTCACCTTTTCTGACCTGTAATATGATGGTTTTGCGTAATTCAGTAGCCTGTTTATAATATCTGCAGCCCTTGAACTGTTTTTCTCTATCTTTTCAGCAAGTTCTATAATCCTGTTGTCTTTCAGTCTTTCTCCTTTTTTCTTTATTGCAAATGCAGAGGCTGATATTGCCGCAAGGGGATTTTTTATATCGTGAGAAAGGCCTGCTGCCATCTTGCCTATAACTGCATGTTTTTCTGTCTCTAAAAGTTGAGCTTCTAATTTTTCCTTTTCTGTAATATCCTCAATAACAAGAACGATTTTGTCAGCATCTGAGCTGTTTGAGGATATAAGTGGAAGAGCCTTTATTCTGTATATGAAGCCTTTCCTGTGTATTGAAGATAGAACAGTATCAAACACTTTTTTTTCTTCTATTACACTCTGAAGTTCTTTTTTTAGAGGCTCTATTTCCGGAATTGCGTCAAATATATTATTACTGGACTGGAAACCTGTAAGTTCCTTCAAGGCTCTGTTTGCCCTTTCTATCTGGAATTCCCTATTGATTATTGCTATTCCAATATCAACAGACTCAAATGTTTTTTCAAGAAGCTGTTGCAGTTTATTTATCTCCTTGAAATATATGGTTTTTGTTATGGATATGGCAACAGAGTTGGCATATGTAGAGAGATACTCTATCTCTTTTGAGGTTGCCCCTTCCTTTTTATAAACTCCCAATACACCTATTTTCTCTTTATCACTGATTAGAGGAAGGAATATAGATTTCTCATCTTCAGATATTGTGATTTTGTTTAATTTTTCAAATTTTTCTGTTAAATAGCTCTTTAGATTAGGGAAAAATCCACTCTTTTTAAAGATGTTGTTACCCCCAACATTAACGTACAGAACAACTCCTGAATAACCGAGATTGTGCAACCCTTCAACAACCCTTTCTGCAATGTCTTCAATATCTGATGGGAATAGTGTATAGTTGCTGAGCTTGAATATTTCCTTCAGTTTTTTGTAGGTTATTTTCAGTTCATCGTCAATTTCGGCATATCTTTTCTGAAATTCACTGTTTATTGCCCTGCTGACAAAATCTCTGTATCTTTTTTTTTCTTTATCCATCTCCACGTGGTGTTCATTTATCGTTTCTGCCATAAAGAAAAGAACAAATGCAATATTTATATAGAAAAACAGATTTATATTAATAAAATAAAGGGTAAGGGCAGTCAGAATAATGCCAGCCCACAGAAGTATCTCTGTGTTGGCACGGTACTGTCTCAGCAGAAGAAGTAAAGATGATATAGGAATAACAGTTTCGTAATACTGCACTTTATAAGAGGCTAACAAAAGATACGTTAAAAATAGAAATACAAATAGAGTAACAGTAATAACTCTCAATCTTTGCTGAAGTTCCCGTGATGCATGCAGGAAGATAAACATCAGATATATTATTACCAGCCCATCTAAAAAAGTGCTATCTGAGAGATACACTCCTACAGCATATACAACGAGAAAAAAAACAGCTCCGGCAGGATACAGAATCTTTTTTAGATCTTTTTCTAATAGATAAGCCCCTACGATGTATATAAGCCAGGAAAATATTAATGCGTACATCTACACATAAAGCTGTGATATTTTTAATTTGAATGAATTCTGTTCCTTTCTCAACACACCTTTACCTATAACCCTGCCATTTACTAAAAGTTCTACATCGAACTGGGAATGCTGGGATATCAGTATTTCAGTTGTTTCTCCAATATTTTCTATCTCTGATATAGGAATGGTTTTACTGAAAACTCTGATAACTACTGGTAGAGATATATCTTTTTCTTCCCCTTTTCTGTTAGTTGTGCTTTCTTCAACAGATGAGAAAAGTTTCACAATAATTCCGTAATCAAATTTCTGCTGATCTGCTGTTACATCAAAAACCGTATCTTCAGGATTTATTTCCAACCTTTCAACAACTTCTGTATTGGTAGTATCTGAATGGAATATTTTTTTGAATATCTCTTCTGCCCAGTCTGAGCCTCTGGAAAATACAGTCATTACAAAAAGATCACTCTTTATATATAAAGCAGCATCTTCCGAAAAAACAGAGTAATAATCTGCGTTTAACAGAATTTTCTCTTTCACAGTTACCTGCTCAACTTTATCAAAAACATCAGAAAGGAGTAGATATATATCCTTAATCTCCGCCTCCTATAACTTCTTTCAGCTTCAGATCAATACTGAGCTCACTGCCTATTTTTAATTTATTAACAGGTATGTCAATGACTTCGCTTTCGATAATATACTGAACATTAATCATGCTCAGCAGTTTCTTTATCTTTTTTTTACCAACTGTTGTAGGAGGTGACGTTATGATAGGAGAAATATCTTCACTCTCCAGCAGTACCTTTTCTATCCATACAGATACTTCACCTTCATCACCATCCACTGAGTAAATATACTCTAACTTTACAAAATCATCTTCATAGAACTGCAAGACTGGAGAGTTTATCCTTTTATACGAGTAGGGAAAATCTTTTTTTAGTTCTGTTATCAGATGTTCAGAAAGTAGTTCAACAAAACTCTGGACATTAAAGTCCCTGTCTAATATGCTGTTGATGCCCGTTGAAAACTTTCTGTTTACAGTTTCCTCAAAATTGGTATTAACCGTTACATACACACGAAATTTTTTTTCAACATCATATCCTGCTATAAACAGATTATCTGTCTCTATATCTTTACCTGTGTAACAACTAAATCTTTTCAGCTTTATCTTCAAGGGAAGTGTAGAAACCATATATCTTTTTATGATATTCTTATATTTGTATGCAAGGAAAAGGTGTTCCTTTGTGGGAGTAAGATTCTTGCGGGAAATATCTTCTTCGTAAATAGAACTGCTGTAAACTTCTCTAAAGAGGGCATCTAACTCCTCTTTAGATACTTTGTATTTCATATTTCTCCCCTTAGAATAATCCTTAATTATAATTATATAAAATTTTCTTCTGGAAGGAAGATGGAGATTAAATTCTTTTCACAGAACGACAGCTGGAGGTTAGGGGAAGAGCAGGTTGTATTTAGAAAACCTGCTGGAGCGGCAGTATTTAGAAATGGAATGCTGTATATCAATGGGAAAAGTATAAAAACAGACCATCCTTTTATCATTATTGAGAAATATATCAGGAAAAATCATCTATATGCTGCCGGATTTATATCTTACGATTATAAAAAGTACATATACAGAGAAACTGTCAGAAAAAAGTCAGATCTGAATATTCCACATATTTTCTTTGCCTTCTTCAGAGGATTTAATACTGGTTTTAGGACAGGCAAAAGGGTAAAAAGTAGTGTTAAAAACCTCCATATACCTGTTCAAAAGGAAGATTTTGTGAATATGGTAAAAAGGGCTCACAGATATATTGAACAGGGTGAGATATACCAGATAAATCTATCTCATAGAATTCAGCTTGAGGGATTTTTTGATGTTGACAGTATCTTTCTTGATCTGATTGATTTTCAGCCAGCTCCATACATAATGAGCATAAAAACACCTTACTTTTCTGTTGTATCAGGCTCAATGGAACTGTTTTTAGAAAAAAAGGGAAGAAAGATAACATCTGTTCCTATTAAAGGTACAAGACCTACAGGAAAAACAGAGGAAGAAACAGAGAAACTGAAAAGAGAGCTGTTAAGTTCAGAAAAGGAAAGGGCTGAAAATCTTATGATAACAGACCTTATGAGAAATGATATCGGAAAGATATCGGAAAGAGGTAGTGTGACTGTTGAAAACCTGTTTAATGTAAAGTCTTACAGGTCTGTCCTTCAGATGGGCTCAACAGTTAGTGGAACACTCAAAAAAGGTATATCCCTTCAGGAAATTGTTCACTCCACTTTTCCCCCTGGTTCTGTAACAGGTGCACCTAAAAAAAGAGCAATTGAGATTATTGATATGTTAGAGAAACACAGAAGGGACATATACTGCGGTGCAACAGTACTGATAAAGCCAGACCTTGATTTTGTCATGAGTGTTGCCATAAGGCAGTCTGTTTTTGTTAAAAATAGATGCTACATATATGTGGGAAGCGGCATAGTTGCCGATTCTAATCCAGAAAAAGAGTATGAGGAAACCTTAATAAAAGCCGTTGCCAACTTAAAGGCCACAGGCTTACAGTTTGATATTCTGTGACAGTGCTTTTGTTGCTTTCAGGAGTTGTTTCTGACCAACCTTGGCATATCTTGCTGTGGTTATTGGAGATGCATGACCTAAAAGTTCCTGAATTATTCTCAGTTCTGCACCAGACTGAAGAGCTATCGTTGCAGCTGTATGTCTGAGTTTGTGTGGATGAAGAACAATATTACATCTTTTTCCTATTTTTACAATTGTTTTCCACAGGGAGTAATATGACATAGGAAATACCTTCTTTGAGCTGTTAAACCTGAGATATTCCACAAACAGTTTCATAGGTTCTCCTGTAATAGGTATCTCTCTTTCCTTATCTCCTTTTCCCTTTACCCTTATGTAAACAATCTCATCACCATTTATATCCAGTCTGTATACAGTATCACAGTTGTATATCTGACCGTCCTTTTCTATCAGTATGTTATCCCTTTCTATTCCTAAAAGCTCTGATGACCTCATACCTGTCGTCAGCATGAGAACAACAATAACCTTTTCTGTTAATGTTTTTGTACTTTTTATCACCTTCTCAATCTCTTCGTGTGAAAGAGAGGAAGGTATCTTCTGTGATATCTTTGGTCTGTGGGATTTTGTTATTGGGGAAGAGCTTACTATTTCAAGGTCTATAAGGTACTCAAAAAATGAGTTTATACAGGCAAGTTTCCTTGATATCGTGGAGGACTTTTTTCTGTGAGACTGGAGAACCATTCTGAATTTTGCTATGTCTGCTTTTGTTACATTTTCAACATCCTTATCTCCCACAATCTTGATAAACTGTTTCAGGTCTGAGCGGTAATTTTTCAGTGTATTTTCTGATTTATCTGATATATAAGAAAGGAACAGTTCAACAGACTCAGAAATCTTCATCTCTCCACCTTTTAAGAAGATTGTGTTTAATTCTGAGACTATCTAAAACCTTACCGACAACAAAATCAACCATATCATCAACAGTTTCTGGATTTGTGTAAAATCCCGGTGATGCTACTGCTACAGTTCCACCTGCCTGTATAACCTTTTCCATATTTTTTATATGAATAAGTGATAGGGGCATCTCCCTTATAAGTAAAAATACCTTTTTTCCCTCCTTAAGAGCAACATCACACACCCTATGTATGAGATTTGAAGATATTCCACTGGCAACTGCTCCCAGTGTTCCTGTTGAGCAGGGGGCAACAATTACTCCCTTCGTTTTTATCAGCATTGTTCCACTTGATATGGGGGCATCTATCTCATCCTGTGAATAAAATGTACAGTTCTCAGGAAGACTTTTTAAAAAGTGCTCCCTGTTTATACCTGTCTCTTTTTCCATAACTGTAAAGGCACTTTCTGATACGACAAGATACACATGATGAGTTTTCACAAGTTCATTTAACAGTCTTATACCATAAACTGTTCCACTTGCACCGGTGATGCACAGAATAATCTTTTCCATAAGAAAATTATGCCATATAAACATAGGTTATAATAATAATCTATCAGTTTTCAGGAGGTTGTTTAGATAGAAAGTCTCGAGTATTTTCTCCAAAATTACGGATACATAGCTGTATTTATAGGGACGTTTTTAGAAGGGGAGATTTTCCTGTTGGTTGTAGGTTTTTTTATAAAACTGAAACTTCTCAATCCTTACGTTTCACTCGTTTCAGCAATGGCAGGTGCATTTTTTCATGAGATGATATATTTTCTTCTTGGTAAGTGGAAAGGGAGGGAGTTTTTACTCAGAAATAGACATACCAGAAAGGAGTATAGAAGGGCAAAAAAGCTGTTGCACAGGTACGGAATCCTATCCATTTTTATAATCAGATTTCTGTACGGTATGCGTATGATACCGATGATGCTTATGGGAGCAACAGGTTTCAGTCCAGTTAAATTTATACTGTTTAATCTCATATCTCTCTTTTTCTGGGCTGTGATATACCTGTCTATAGGTTTCTTTTTTGGTAAAGCTGCAGAGCATTTCTTTGGCGAAGCTAAAGAGTACTACTTTGCATTTATAGGTCTCGTTATTGTTATACTCCTACTTTTACTTGTGTATCCAAAGATTTTAGAGAAGATAAGAAAACAGTAGCTATTTAACAACCAGAACAGACTGATTTGCATATTTAACCAGATTTCCTGCTGTTGTTCCCAGTATCATTCTTTTGAAACCACCGACACCTCTATGTCCAACAACGATAAGATCGCAACCATTTTCATCAGCATAAGACATCAGTTCTTCTGCTGGTTCACCTTCTCTTACTTTTGTTACAGCATTGATTCCCTTTTCCTGAGCTATCTCTTTTGCTTCCTTTAGAAACCTTTCTTCCTTAGATACCTCCTCTTTTTCGTATTCCTCAATCTCTTCTGGTGAGATATAATCTATGGCTGCAAATTCAAAAGGCCTTACTACCCCTACGATATGCAGTTCACTTCCACAAACCTTTGCCAGCACGATAGCCTTTTCCAGAGCTTTTTTACTGGACTGTGAACCGTCATAACCTACAAGGATCTTTTTAAAAGACATCTTTACCCCCTTACAACAATATTCAGAATTTTACCTTTTATAAAAATAACTTTAACTATCTCCTTACCTTCTGTCCATTTTTTTACAGTTTCATTCTCAAAGGCAATGGTTTTTACCATTTCTTCATCTGCATCTGCCGGAACCTTAATCTTTGCCCTCACTTTACCGTTAATCTGAACAGGTATTTCTTTTTCTTTTTCAACAAGAGCATCTTTGTCAGGTTCGGGAAATCTCTGCTGTATAGTAAAACCTTTATTGCCTATCAATCTCCACAGGTAGTCAGCCATAAAAGGTGTAAATGGAGAGAGGAGAAGTATGAGATTTTCAACAGCTTCCTTAAGCAGTTTTTTATTATTTCCTCTGTAACTGTAAAGCTCGTTAACAAGTTCCATTATGGCTGCTATTGCAGTATTGAACTGGTACTCCCTGTTTATGTCGTCGTTGACTTTCTTTATTACCTGATGGAGTTTCCTTCTGAGTTTCTGGTCTTCTTCAGGTAGATTTTTAAAGTCTTCTTTAGAGTATTTTACCCCTTTTATCTCTTCTAACTTTTCGTTCACAAAGTTCCACACCCTTCTCAAAAATCTGTGAGCTCCTTCTATCCCACTGTCTGTCCAGTCAAAACTACTGTGGGGAGGTGCAGCGAAAAGTATGTAAAGGCGAACTGTATCTGCTCCGTATTTTTTTATCATCTCATCAGGGTCAACAGTGTTGTGTTTGGATTTTGACATCTTGTCTGACTTTCCGTACTTTTCCTCAAACTCTTTCAAAATACTGTGGGGAATGCTGAGCTTATCAAACAGCAGTTTTGCATTATCATTCAGTGTTAGATGGTTTTTCTCTAAGAACTCTTTTATTGTTGTGTATTCAATCTCTATACTGCCAACATCTCCATAAGAAGACAGTTTTTCTATTAATGTCTTTATACTGTCATCAGAAGATATATGAAGGATTTCCAGCAGTTTTTCTATTTTTATCCATTTTTTCAGCACCATTCCCTGGGTAAGGAGCTTAACAAAAGGTTCCTTGACATTTACCAATCCTATTTCTCTGAGAAACTTTGTGAAAAACCGTGAATATAAGAGGTGAAGAACAGCATGTTCAATACCACCGATGTAAAGGTCAACAGGCATCCAGTAATCTGTTTTTTCCCTGCTGAAAGGCTCTTTTTCATTATGGGGGTCACAGTATCTGAGAAAATACCAGGAACTGTCAATAAACGTATCCATTGTGTCTGTTTCTCTTTTTGCCGATTTTCCGCATTTTGGACATACGGTCTTTACAAAGCTTTCGTTTTTCTCTAATGGATTGCCCATTCCTGTAAACTGAACATTCTCAGGAAGGATAACTGGAAGCTGCTCTTCAGGGACAGGGACAATACCACAGCTATCACAGTAAACAACAGGAATTGGTGTCCCCCAGTATCTCTGTCTTGATATGTTCCAGTCCCTTAGCCTGAAATTAATAGTTTTTTCTCCAATACCCTTTTCTTCCAATAGCTGTGTTATCTTCTCTTTTGCCTCAGAGGAATGCATGCCGTCAAATCCATCAGAGTTTATAAGCACACCTTCTCCTTCGTATGCTTTTTCTTCAAAATTCCACTCTTCTGGAGGCTGAACTACAGGTTTTATAGGAATGTTGTACTTTTTTGCAAATTCATGGTCTCTCTCATCGTGGGCAGGAACTGCCATTATAGCTCCTGTTCCGTAACCCCACAGGATGTAGTTGGCCACATATATAGGAATTTTTTCTCCTGTTAAAGGATTTACTGCATACCTTCCTGTAAAAACCCCTTCTTTCTCTTCAATAATGTTTCTTTCCCTTGTTGACATAGTCAGATATTTCCTGACAAACTCTTCAATTTCCGTTTCCTGCTCTGTTCCCTTAGCAAGTTCAACAGAGAGAGGATGTTCTGGTGCTAAAGCCATAAAAGTAACACCAAAAAGGGTATCAGGTCTCGTTGTGAAAATTTCGATGGTTGTAGTGGAATTTTCCACAGGAAATCTCACTGTTGCTCCTACAGACTTACCAATCCAGTTCTTTTGCATAGTCAAAACAGCTTCAGGCCAGTTTCCTTTTAGCTCTTCAAGGTCATCAAGAAGAATTTCTGCATAATCTGTTATCCTGAGAAACCACGAAGGTATCTCTTTCTGAACAACAGGAGTATCACACCTCCAGCATCTTCCTTCAATAACCTGTTCGTTTGCGAGAACGGTCATGTCATGGGGACACCAGTTGACTACAGCAGACTTTCTGTATGCTATGCCTTTTTCTAACATCTTCAGAAAAATCCATTGATTCCATCTGTAATATTCAGGACTGCAGGTTGTTATCTCCCTGTCCCAATCATAAGAAAATCCCAGTCTTTTCAGCTGTTTTTTCATATAATCTATGTTTTCATAAGTCCATTTTGCTGGATGTATCCCGCTTTTTATTGCTGCATTTTCTGCAGGCATACCAAATGCATCCCAGCCCATAGGATGCAGTGTATTTTTACCTTTCATTCTGAGATATCTGTTAACAACATCCCCTATTGCATAGTTTCTCACGTGTCCCATATGTATCCTTCCTGAAGGGTAGGGAAACATCTCTAAGACATAAAACTTATCCCTCTCTTTATCTTCACAGGACTTGAATATATCTAACTGTTCCCACTGCTCCAAAATCTTCTCTTCTATCTTCCTGAAGTCGTAATCCATCTACTGGCTTCCTCCTTTGTTTATAGCAGAGATATTATAAAATAGATAACCTGCATAAATAAATAGAAGGTACGATGTGATATCATTATATAAATATAAATACTGATGTGAGGGAAGCATGCCTGTAATTGTAACACTACTTATATTTTTCCTGAATGCTTTTGGAAACACACTTATTCTGTCAAAAAGTGGTTATTCAACATATATCCAAGAAGAGGAATTTATGCTTGCAAAAGGAGAAAACATCATTGGACCCATAACAGTTCTCCCTAATGCTGTTGTTGATGCTGTTGATATATTTGCAGACAATGTTACCATAAACAGCATAATATACGACAGGGTACACGAAAACTGGAAAAAAAATCTCCTGGGAAAATATGTAACAGTAGAAGGAGAAGGAAGAATAATCAGAGGAGTCGTTGTATATATCGGTAAAAAGTTTATAACTCTTGATACAAAAAAAGGATATGTTGTTACGACGATTCCAGAGTTTCCATCAAGAATAACATCCCATCTTAGATGGGAAGAACTGTTCTCTCCACAGCTAACTCTTAAAGTAAACTCTCCTGAGGCAATGTCACAGACATTCAAAATAAGATATCCTGTTTATGGGTTTGGCTGGGACATTTACTACATACTCACTATAAATGATGGTATAAAACAGATAAAAGGATTTATAAAAATCATAAATAACACAGCTGTAAATCTTAAAAAGGTAAGTATAGAGATAAATGGTCTAAAAAACAGAAGATTTAGCGAAATATCAATCTCTCCATATTCTTTTAAAAAGGTTCTATTTATAAAAAAACGTATCAAAAATTTAGAGCAGATTAAAGGACTGCCTGAAGGAAAAGTGTACATATACAAAAATGGTATCTTTGTGAAAACAACCACATTAAGGAAACTGTCCCTTTGACAGGAACCCTTTTTGTTGTTGCAACCCCTATAGGCAATCTGAAGGATATCACGCTGAGAGCTTTAGAAACACTGGAAAGTGTTGACGTAATAGCCTGCGAGGATACAAGGGTAACAAAAAAACTCCTCAATCGTCATGGGATTACAGATAAAAGATTAATCCCATATCATGAACACAACGAAAGAGAAGCAACAGAAAAGCTGATAAAAATATTGAAAGCTGGAAAAAGTATTGCTCTCGTTTCTGATGCAGGAACCCCCTGCATATCAGACCCGGGATTTAGAGTGGTAAAAAGAGCATGGGAGGAAGGTATAACAGTTTCCCCTATACCTGGAGCTTTTGCAGGAGCAGCTGCCCTTTCAGCTTCTGG contains the following coding sequences:
- a CDS encoding ATP-binding protein, which encodes MYALIFSWLIYIVGAYLLEKDLKKILYPAGAVFFLVVYAVGVYLSDSTFLDGLVIIYLMFIFLHASRELQQRLRVITVTLFVFLFLTYLLLASYKVQYYETVIPISSLLLLLRQYRANTEILLWAGIILTALTLYFININLFFYINIAFVLFFMAETINEHHVEMDKEKKRYRDFVSRAINSEFQKRYAEIDDELKITYKKLKEIFKLSNYTLFPSDIEDIAERVVEGLHNLGYSGVVLYVNVGGNNIFKKSGFFPNLKSYLTEKFEKLNKITISEDEKSIFLPLISDKEKIGVLGVYKKEGATSKEIEYLSTYANSVAISITKTIYFKEINKLQQLLEKTFESVDIGIAIINREFQIERANRALKELTGFQSSNNIFDAIPEIEPLKKELQSVIEEKKVFDTVLSSIHRKGFIYRIKALPLISSNSSDADKIVLVIEDITEKEKLEAQLLETEKHAVIGKMAAGLSHDIKNPLAAISASAFAIKKKGERLKDNRIIELAEKIEKNSSRAADIINRLLNYAKPSYYRSEKVNLREVILSSIDFSIPDSRKKDIKVYKRLRSDIFTYGDKNALQQVFINLIINAVEAMNNRGRIDIKLTKNGNYAAISIKDYGPGIPEKMVEEIFDPFFTTKEKGTGLGLSVVSRIVKDHHGKIEVHSKEGEGTEFIIKLPLMED
- a CDS encoding FliM/FliN family flagellar motor switch protein → MKEKILLNADYYSVFSEDAALYIKSDLFVMTVFSRGSDWAEEIFKKIFHSDTTNTEVVERLEINPEDTVFDVTADQQKFDYGIIVKLFSSVEESTTNRKGEEKDISLPVVIRVFSKTIPISEIENIGETTEILISQHSQFDVELLVNGRVIGKGVLRKEQNSFKLKISQLYV
- a CDS encoding anthranilate synthase component I family protein — protein: MEIKFFSQNDSWRLGEEQVVFRKPAGAAVFRNGMLYINGKSIKTDHPFIIIEKYIRKNHLYAAGFISYDYKKYIYRETVRKKSDLNIPHIFFAFFRGFNTGFRTGKRVKSSVKNLHIPVQKEDFVNMVKRAHRYIEQGEIYQINLSHRIQLEGFFDVDSIFLDLIDFQPAPYIMSIKTPYFSVVSGSMELFLEKKGRKITSVPIKGTRPTGKTEEETEKLKRELLSSEKERAENLMITDLMRNDIGKISERGSVTVENLFNVKSYRSVLQMGSTVSGTLKKGISLQEIVHSTFPPGSVTGAPKKRAIEIIDMLEKHRRDIYCGATVLIKPDLDFVMSVAIRQSVFVKNRCYIYVGSGIVADSNPEKEYEETLIKAVANLKATGLQFDIL
- a CDS encoding tyrosine-type recombinase/integrase, producing the protein MKISESVELFLSYISDKSENTLKNYRSDLKQFIKIVGDKDVENVTKADIAKFRMVLQSHRKKSSTISRKLACINSFFEYLIDLEIVSSSPITKSHRPKISQKIPSSLSHEEIEKVIKSTKTLTEKVIVVLMLTTGMRSSELLGIERDNILIEKDGQIYNCDTVYRLDINGDEIVYIRVKGKGDKEREIPITGEPMKLFVEYLRFNSSKKVFPMSYYSLWKTIVKIGKRCNIVLHPHKLRHTAATIALQSGAELRIIQELLGHASPITTARYAKVGQKQLLKATKALSQNIKL
- a CDS encoding UbiX family flavin prenyltransferase, with translation MEKIILCITGASGTVYGIRLLNELVKTHHVYLVVSESAFTVMEKETGINREHFLKSLPENCTFYSQDEIDAPISSGTMLIKTKGVIVAPCSTGTLGAVASGISSNLIHRVCDVALKEGKKVFLLIREMPLSLIHIKNMEKVIQAGGTVAVASPGFYTNPETVDDMVDFVVGKVLDSLRIKHNLLKRWRDEDF
- a CDS encoding DedA family protein, which translates into the protein MGTFLEGEIFLLVVGFFIKLKLLNPYVSLVSAMAGAFFHEMIYFLLGKWKGREFLLRNRHTRKEYRRAKKLLHRYGILSIFIIRFLYGMRMIPMMLMGATGFSPVKFILFNLISLFFWAVIYLSIGFFFGKAAEHFFGEAKEYYFAFIGLVIVILLLLLVYPKILEKIRKQ
- a CDS encoding universal stress protein, which codes for MSFKKILVGYDGSQSSKKALEKAIVLAKVCGSELHIVGVVRPFEFAAIDYISPEEIEEYEKEEVSKEERFLKEAKEIAQEKGINAVTKVREGEPAEELMSYADENGCDLIVVGHRGVGGFKRMILGTTAGNLVKYANQSVLVVK
- the leuS gene encoding leucine--tRNA ligase; this encodes MDYDFRKIEEKILEQWEQLDIFKSCEDKERDKFYVLEMFPYPSGRIHMGHVRNYAIGDVVNRYLRMKGKNTLHPMGWDAFGMPAENAAIKSGIHPAKWTYENIDYMKKQLKRLGFSYDWDREITTCSPEYYRWNQWIFLKMLEKGIAYRKSAVVNWCPHDMTVLANEQVIEGRCWRCDTPVVQKEIPSWFLRITDYAEILLDDLEELKGNWPEAVLTMQKNWIGKSVGATVRFPVENSTTTIEIFTTRPDTLFGVTFMALAPEHPLSVELAKGTEQETEIEEFVRKYLTMSTRERNIIEEKEGVFTGRYAVNPLTGEKIPIYVANYILWGYGTGAIMAVPAHDERDHEFAKKYNIPIKPVVQPPEEWNFEEKAYEGEGVLINSDGFDGMHSSEAKEKITQLLEEKGIGEKTINFRLRDWNISRQRYWGTPIPVVYCDSCGIVPVPEEQLPVILPENVQFTGMGNPLEKNESFVKTVCPKCGKSAKRETDTMDTFIDSSWYFLRYCDPHNEKEPFSREKTDYWMPVDLYIGGIEHAVLHLLYSRFFTKFLREIGLVNVKEPFVKLLTQGMVLKKWIKIEKLLEILHISSDDSIKTLIEKLSSYGDVGSIEIEYTTIKEFLEKNHLTLNDNAKLLFDKLSIPHSILKEFEEKYGKSDKMSKSKHNTVDPDEMIKKYGADTVRLYILFAAPPHSSFDWTDSGIEGAHRFLRRVWNFVNEKLEEIKGVKYSKEDFKNLPEEDQKLRRKLHQVIKKVNDDINREYQFNTAIAAIMELVNELYSYRGNNKKLLKEAVENLILLLSPFTPFMADYLWRLIGNKGFTIQQRFPEPDKDALVEKEKEIPVQINGKVRAKIKVPADADEEMVKTIAFENETVKKWTEGKEIVKVIFIKGKILNIVVRG